The following nucleotide sequence is from Glycine max cultivar Williams 82 chromosome 9, Glycine_max_v4.0, whole genome shotgun sequence.
ACTTTGTTGTGTTTCCATGTGTTATAGAAATTTGATTGTTGTAGTCATAACATGTTTGGTTTCCTGATGTCTTCTATACCATGAGTTTCAATGTCGTGTCATGAGTTATCTAACTGGCCATTTGCATAATTTGTGAAGTGCAATGGGATGATATGGCAAGCGATCAGGAAATAAAAATGATGGAAAGTGAGTGTTAATGTCTCGAGAGGGGATTAGTTTAGAGGAATACTTTCTCGAGGCATCAACTCTCAAAAGTAACCAAGTAAGGACTTATGATGCTTGTGATTTTTGTGTTGCTCTTTCTCTTGTGTGTATTCTTTCCATATCTCATTTCCTGGTGTATATAGGGAGTGATGGCTGGATGGAATGATCGTGCAATAGCTGATGCTCTCCAAGCCTTAGCTTAGGCTATAGGGAATCCAAATAGAGGAGAAGCTGTTGGAGTTGTTGAGTACCAAGGGTTGGATCGCTTCCAACGAAACAATCCTCCTGCTTTCAATGGAGGATACAATCTTGATGGTGCTCAAAATTGGATAAGGGAAATTGAGAAAATATTCCGAGTAATGGCATGTCCGGAGGGGCAAAAAGTTGTTTTTGGTACATATACTCTAGTGGAGGAGGCTGAGTATTGGTGGGAGAATACTCGCCAATACCTAGAGGCTGAAGGTCAAGATGTGACCAGGGATGTCCTTAAGAGGGTATTTTTGGAGAAATACTTTCCTGAGGATGTTTGGAACAAGAAGGAGATGGAGTTCTTGGAGCTCAAGCAGGGAAACATGACCGTGGCTGAATATGCAGTCAAGTTTGAGGAGCTGGTGAGGTACTTTCCCTATTATCAAGGGAGAGATGGTGATAGCTCCAAATGTGTGAAGTTTCTTAATGGCTTGCGACCTGAAGTAAAGCAAGTTGTGAATTACCAAGGTGTTCGTTAGTTCCCACTCTTGGTTAACATGTGCCGGATTTGGGATGAAGACTTTCGAGACAGGGCGGCCTGCTATAGGAGTATAGGTCcaatgaagaacaaaaagaatggaCCTCAACATCAGGGAAAACCGTACTCGATCCCTCCTAAGCAATATGGTAACCGTCCCAACAATCAGAAGACTGTTGCTATAGGAATTGTGGGTGGTAGTGGTGGCAAACCCAATACCTTCCCCACAAATATCACTTGTTATAGATGTGGTAAGCTAGGGCACATCTCCTCAAATTGTCCAGATAAAGGTATGGCATGTTTTAATTGTGGACAAAAAGGGAATATTCAGAGAGATTGTCCATATCCCAAGAAGAAGCAAAATGGTGGGGGCCCGAATGACCAAACTGGACATCCAAAGGCCACTGGAAGAGTCTTTACCCTTAACGGTGCTGAAGCTTCGAAATCCAAAGATCTAATCCAAGGTAAATGTTTCATAAATGGGATTCCTGTACTTGGGTTGTTTGATTTCAGTGCAACCCATTCTTTTATATCTTATTTATGTGTAGGGAAACTTAAGCTTTATGtgtcttctttaaataaagatatGGTGGTAGAGACCCCAACTAGTGGTTCTATGTTAACTTCTAATGTGTGTTTGGATTGTCCTATGGAAATTTCTAGTAGAACCTTCTTGATTGATCtgatttgtttgcctttgagccagattgatgttattcttggtatggactagttatcttccaaccatgtcttgttaaattgttttgataaaactgtggtgtttgatgattctggagtgagtaaggatatgatatttatctctgccaaccaagttgtgacatctttaaaagaagatgcTCAAGTGTACATGATCTTGTCTAACCTGGAAATAGAGACGAAGGTTTCCGTGTGCGACCTCCTTGTTGTCAGAGAGTTTCCTGAAGTGTTCCCTGAGGATATATTCGGTCTACCACccgagagagagatagagttttcCATAGACCTGGTACCTGGTGctggacccatatccatagcccctt
It contains:
- the LOC102667638 gene encoding uncharacterized protein — its product is MACPEGQKVVFGTYTLVEEAEYWWENTRQYLEAEGQDVTRDVLKRVFLEKYFPEDVWNKKEMEFLELKQGNMTVAEYAVKFEELVRYFPYYQGRDGDSSKCVKFLNGLRPEVKQVVNYQGVR